A region from the Indicator indicator isolate 239-I01 chromosome 4, UM_Iind_1.1, whole genome shotgun sequence genome encodes:
- the TMEM229B gene encoding transmembrane protein 229B, producing MAAAEPLTAFSRWYLYAIHGYFCEVMFTAAWEFVVNFNWKFPGVTSVWALFIYGTSILIVEKMYLYLKDKCNILVRCFIYTLWTYLWEFTTGLILRQFNACPWDYSQFDFDFMGLITLEYAIPWFCASFIMEQLVIRNTLRLRFDETAEPGAPTVPVALANGHVKTD from the coding sequence ATGGCTGCGGCAGAACCTCTGACCGCTTTCTCCCGATGGTACCTCTATGCCATTCATGGCTATTTCTGTGAGGTGATGTTCACAGCTGCCTGGGAGTTTGTAGTCAACTTTAACTGGAAGTTCCCAGGTGTTACCAGCGTGTGGGCGCTCTTCATCTATGGCACCTCCATCCTTATTGTGGAGAAGATGTATCTATATCTCAAAGACAAGTGTAACATTTTAGTGCGCTGCTTCATTTACACACTTTGGACATACCTCTGGGAGTTCACCACCGGCCTCATCCTACGCCAGTTCAATGCCTGCCCATGGGACTATTCCCAGTTTGATTTTGACTTCATGGGCCTGATCACCCTGGAGTATGCCATCCCATGGTTTTGTGCTTCTTTCATCATGGAGCAGCTGGTGATCAGAAACACCCTGCGCTTACGATTTGATGAGACTGCTGAGCCGGGGGCCCCCACCGTCCCTGTTGCCTTGGCCAATGGCCATGTGAAGACTGATTGA